In the Flavisolibacter tropicus genome, one interval contains:
- a CDS encoding RagB/SusD family nutrient uptake outer membrane protein, which produces MKQLLYIITICTFISATIGCKKEYDNPNEPVEEEVYSTVQGITGVIVGIKNRYAVNNLGPATVYQAISASGLTTGELTVLNAGNADLAQLLNGGNNVSPANGVLGSLWITTNIVNSEAQKLINNAEKFTDVSTKNAIKIYGNLYKALAIGTLSMFWEQVPINTGPNAQFSPRKDALQRAIQLLDEASTLLQGTTLPADFIKAVGAEIDVKNTLLALSARYNMMLLNNDQAIAKASAVDLARKSVFFYNLINPNPVFRSGLVSSNVVGIRKDLGLPSSLAPQAGDKRLPFDTTKNAQNGSSFFQGDASPIPIYVPGEMLLIQAEAYARKNDLAKAVEFLNKVLAKKPADDPYLLGADLPPYSGPMTQEAILQEIYKNRQIELYLFGMRLEDSRRFNRPAPGAPGAERTRNFYPYPQQERDGNTNTPQDPTI; this is translated from the coding sequence ATGAAACAATTACTTTATATAATAACAATCTGCACTTTCATTTCAGCTACCATAGGGTGCAAAAAAGAATACGACAACCCTAATGAACCGGTGGAAGAGGAAGTCTACAGCACCGTACAGGGTATTACAGGGGTTATTGTAGGCATAAAGAACCGGTATGCCGTCAACAATTTAGGCCCGGCCACAGTATACCAGGCCATCAGCGCCAGTGGCCTGACAACTGGAGAACTAACCGTCCTTAATGCCGGTAATGCAGATCTAGCACAGTTATTAAATGGTGGTAATAACGTGTCTCCGGCCAATGGCGTGTTGGGTAGTCTTTGGATAACCACCAATATTGTCAATAGCGAGGCGCAAAAACTCATTAATAACGCAGAGAAGTTTACAGATGTAAGCACGAAAAACGCGATTAAGATCTATGGTAATTTGTATAAAGCGTTAGCAATAGGCACACTATCCATGTTTTGGGAACAAGTTCCCATTAATACAGGCCCTAACGCTCAATTTAGTCCACGCAAGGATGCCCTGCAACGTGCCATTCAACTTTTGGATGAGGCCTCCACGTTATTGCAAGGCACTACATTACCAGCCGACTTTATAAAAGCGGTTGGTGCTGAAATTGATGTAAAAAATACCCTGCTGGCCTTATCAGCCCGCTACAATATGATGCTCTTAAATAATGACCAGGCAATAGCGAAAGCGTCGGCAGTTGACCTTGCCAGGAAATCTGTCTTCTTTTATAACCTTATAAATCCCAATCCGGTTTTTCGGTCAGGATTGGTATCAAGTAATGTGGTAGGCATTAGAAAAGATTTAGGCTTACCGAGCAGTTTGGCTCCCCAGGCGGGTGACAAAAGACTACCATTTGATACGACTAAAAATGCGCAGAACGGATCGAGCTTTTTTCAGGGCGACGCTTCACCTATCCCTATCTATGTTCCCGGGGAAATGCTATTAATACAGGCGGAAGCTTATGCCAGAAAAAATGACTTAGCCAAGGCTGTTGAATTCTTAAACAAGGTGTTGGCCAAAAAACCAGCAGATGACCCTTATTTACTAGGTGCCGACTTGCCCCCTTATAGCGGACCTATGACACAAGAGGCTATACTGCAAGAGATCTATAAAAACCGGCAGATAGAATTATACTTGTTTGGTATGCGCCTGGAAGATAGCCGTCGCTTTAACCGACCTGCACCCGGTGCACCCGGAGCGGAAAGAACACGTAACTTTTACCCCTACCCGCAGCAAGAGCGAGATGGCAATACCAATACGCCGCAAGACCCCACCATTTAA
- a CDS encoding RNA polymerase sigma factor gives MLQRFPITSCQWGKNHFMDYYRLVKDCLKEKPAAQKELYDLFAGPMLGICYRYTKSMADAEDVLQEGFIKVFRNLHQYKHEGELGGWIRRIMVTTAINYLKKNSRYQTEMIYTDDYLHAVTSDHPEIRLGAKELAELIRQLPTGYQTIFNLHAVEGYSHVEIGELLGIHEGTSRSQYARARGLLINWLEKKNGDIKKETYARTKF, from the coding sequence TTGCTGCAACGCTTTCCCATTACCTCTTGTCAATGGGGCAAGAATCACTTCATGGACTATTACCGGTTAGTCAAAGACTGCTTAAAAGAAAAGCCAGCAGCCCAAAAGGAGCTGTACGACCTATTTGCGGGTCCTATGCTGGGCATATGCTACCGGTACACTAAATCTATGGCCGATGCCGAAGATGTGTTGCAAGAAGGTTTTATAAAAGTGTTTCGTAATCTGCACCAATACAAACATGAAGGCGAATTGGGTGGCTGGATCCGGCGCATTATGGTTACTACCGCCATTAACTACCTTAAAAAGAATAGCCGCTACCAGACAGAAATGATTTATACCGATGATTACCTGCATGCAGTAACCAGTGATCATCCGGAGATCAGGTTGGGTGCCAAAGAGCTAGCCGAGCTCATTCGACAATTACCCACCGGCTATCAAACCATTTTTAACCTGCATGCCGTAGAAGGGTATTCTCATGTTGAAATCGGTGAGCTTTTAGGCATACATGAGGGTACATCACGTTCACAATATGCTCGAGCCAGGGGGTTATTAATTAACTGGCTTGAAAAGAAAAACGGCGACATAAAAAAGGAGACGTATGCAAGAACAAAATTTTGA
- a CDS encoding outer membrane beta-barrel protein codes for MQEQNFEKQVQHKLEELSLTPSVPVWQKVEKEIREKKKRRRAIVFWLFPLLLGTGMFWGIKLLTTINDHQVSKIVTPNTQIENKQSLNPSNKESATNTEKQPITAISINPKAPTETTKSLSSDEAAQNSSSATVKTNVRPPATPDKSILISQEKTDHTKPIGKLSNKSAIIARAKKQVSPTQPLKQKNTTTVVPGEAILLPAISEPTQDVTTGYITEITADPASNSITKTQPLDQLISIKEGELKPTIISDSIQNKKGQEKVRKWSWTAQASYGIASLQTDFLSKAFGTPLAMSDPLSNAGFPSTTPTPAAFQPSRMENGAALHVGIAVKRNIDKRFSTTAGFQYSYLTLKNSVGQTVVRDTMIFRSASVDMVLSQFYRPVQTNSQLQEYVNKYHFLELPLGIEWKVNRRLPLHLQTGLSLAYLFKTNALVYDPNARIYYQNNDLFSKMQLQFFSGVTYNVWQHKNLSIQVGPYLQFGLTSLEKENKNHHLLSTGLKTAFSF; via the coding sequence ATGCAAGAACAAAATTTTGAAAAACAGGTTCAACATAAGCTAGAGGAGCTTTCGCTTACTCCTTCTGTCCCTGTTTGGCAAAAGGTGGAAAAGGAAATACGGGAAAAGAAAAAACGGAGACGTGCGATCGTCTTTTGGCTATTCCCATTGCTTTTAGGAACTGGCATGTTTTGGGGCATCAAACTTTTAACTACTATAAATGACCATCAGGTTTCTAAAATAGTTACGCCAAACACACAAATTGAAAATAAGCAATCTTTAAATCCTTCAAATAAGGAATCTGCCACTAACACAGAGAAGCAGCCTATTACAGCTATATCTATAAATCCAAAAGCACCAACCGAAACAACCAAAAGTTTATCTTCAGATGAGGCTGCCCAAAATAGTTCTTCTGCCACAGTAAAGACCAATGTGCGTCCCCCCGCTACACCAGATAAATCTATTTTAATTAGCCAGGAAAAAACGGATCATACAAAGCCAATAGGAAAACTAAGTAATAAATCAGCGATCATTGCTAGGGCGAAAAAACAAGTAAGCCCGACACAACCATTGAAACAAAAGAATACTACTACAGTAGTTCCAGGTGAAGCAATATTACTACCCGCTATAAGCGAACCAACTCAAGATGTAACAACTGGATATATTACAGAGATTACAGCCGATCCGGCAAGTAATTCTATTACTAAAACCCAACCTTTAGACCAGTTAATAAGTATAAAAGAAGGAGAACTAAAACCAACCATCATTTCAGACTCAATACAAAACAAAAAAGGGCAGGAAAAGGTGAGAAAATGGTCGTGGACAGCGCAAGCCTCCTACGGAATCGCTTCTTTACAAACCGACTTTCTATCTAAAGCCTTTGGCACACCGTTAGCCATGAGTGATCCTCTATCAAATGCCGGGTTTCCATCAACAACGCCCACACCTGCTGCGTTTCAGCCATCAAGAATGGAGAACGGAGCGGCATTACATGTTGGTATCGCTGTAAAAAGAAATATTGATAAGCGATTTTCAACAACAGCGGGCTTCCAATATAGCTATTTAACGCTTAAAAACAGTGTAGGTCAAACAGTGGTAAGAGATACGATGATCTTTAGGTCTGCTTCCGTTGATATGGTTTTAAGCCAATTCTATCGACCAGTACAAACTAACAGCCAGCTTCAAGAATATGTAAATAAATACCATTTTTTGGAATTGCCTCTAGGCATTGAATGGAAAGTAAATAGACGCCTGCCCCTGCATTTACAAACGGGCTTAAGCCTCGCTTACCTCTTTAAAACCAATGCATTGGTATATGACCCAAATGCCCGCATCTACTATCAAAACAATGACTTATTCTCAAAAATGCAGTTACAGTTTTTTAGTGGAGTAACCTACAACGTTTGGCAACACAAAAATTTGAGTATCCAGGTTGGTCCTTATTTACAATTTGGCTTAACCAGTTTGGAAAAAGAGAATAAGAATCATCATCTCCTGTCAACAGGGTTAAAAACAGCCTTTTCTTTCTAA
- a CDS encoding RagB/SusD family nutrient uptake outer membrane protein, translated as MKKNYLNIFVLTSSLIAVTATGCKKDYKNPNQATTDQIFASDRGATAVAVGLQKVYSVSAASSLYALVNANGFVTKELILRNAGNIPELQLSTGGSAVDGTNTVLNNVWTKSSKIIFDADNVIRFANGLGDKSYASGLISYASIFKALSIGNLAMFWEKVPDTTGQNVGFINRVDGYKKAVAVLNNAIAAYTAAAPSTAVLNRLQVQDATTKVYPIDILNTLYALKARYSLFAGDYATALSAANQVDLTKTSVLTFDALNQNPVFESATATNNVFQPVDTTLGLPKVLEPNVADKRIPFYVGINTSIAPRYRIKGFYASGTTAVPIYLPGEMLLIKAEAYARQDKLPEALIELNKVITKKPSEDAFGVGADLTPIVGPLTKDQILTEIYRQRSIELFMSGLRLEDMRRLARPLEERKRNFFPYPFQERDNNPNTPADPTF; from the coding sequence ATGAAAAAGAATTATTTAAACATATTTGTTTTAACATCATCCCTGATTGCTGTTACAGCTACAGGATGCAAGAAAGACTACAAAAACCCTAACCAGGCTACTACCGACCAGATCTTTGCTTCTGACAGAGGCGCAACAGCAGTAGCCGTAGGTTTACAAAAGGTTTATTCCGTTTCAGCTGCCAGCTCACTTTACGCACTGGTAAATGCGAATGGTTTTGTTACCAAAGAGTTGATTTTAAGAAATGCCGGTAATATTCCTGAATTGCAGTTATCTACCGGAGGTAGCGCTGTTGATGGAACCAATACCGTTTTAAACAACGTATGGACAAAAAGCAGCAAGATCATTTTTGATGCTGACAATGTTATCCGTTTTGCCAATGGTCTGGGTGATAAATCTTATGCCAGTGGATTGATCTCCTATGCTTCCATCTTTAAGGCCCTTTCAATTGGAAACCTGGCCATGTTCTGGGAAAAAGTTCCTGACACAACAGGACAGAACGTAGGATTCATTAACCGCGTTGATGGTTATAAAAAAGCAGTTGCAGTACTGAATAATGCTATAGCAGCTTATACGGCAGCCGCGCCTAGCACGGCTGTTTTAAACAGACTGCAAGTACAGGATGCTACCACAAAAGTTTACCCGATTGATATTTTGAATACCCTATATGCTTTAAAAGCGCGCTATTCATTATTTGCCGGAGATTATGCCACTGCTTTATCGGCGGCTAATCAAGTGGACCTGACCAAGACATCCGTCCTTACATTTGATGCCTTGAACCAGAATCCAGTATTTGAATCAGCAACAGCAACGAATAACGTATTTCAACCGGTAGATACCACATTAGGATTACCTAAAGTATTAGAACCCAATGTAGCTGATAAAAGAATCCCATTCTATGTAGGTATTAATACCAGCATAGCACCACGTTACAGAATCAAAGGATTTTATGCTTCTGGTACAACAGCTGTTCCAATTTACCTTCCAGGTGAAATGCTGTTGATCAAGGCTGAAGCCTATGCTAGACAGGATAAGTTACCTGAAGCGTTGATAGAATTGAACAAGGTCATCACTAAAAAACCATCAGAAGATGCTTTTGGTGTAGGTGCCGATCTTACTCCAATTGTTGGACCATTAACAAAAGATCAAATCTTGACGGAGATCTATCGCCAGCGCAGTATTGAATTATTCATGTCTGGTTTGCGGTTAGAGGATATGCGTCGCTTAGCCCGTCCTTTAGAGGAACGTAAACGGAACTTCTTCCCTTACCCCTTCCAGGAACGAGATAATAACCCCAATACCCCCGCAGATCCTACATTCTAA
- a CDS encoding SusC/RagA family TonB-linked outer membrane protein — translation MLKIYLHALRNKRKLMTTLVSILICSSLWAQVQIQGKVTDAEGKGVPAITVTVKNTTFGTSTDVNGNYSLAANIKSGNQTIIFSGVGFKMQEKLLQLGNATTYNLNAQLAPDALGLEEVIVTGTTQGTTRRQLGSYISTVKAEDLTKGASTNALQALQGKTAGAQIIQNSGDPAGGMSVRLRGISSINSSSEPLYIVDGVIVNNATTRVTNTSSNYDGGNFVGQIGQNRMVDINPNDIDRIEVLNGAAAAAIYGSRANAGVVQIFTKRGRSGAPQVSFSTTVMRNELRKKVPFNHSPVKFGGSPDVLTQDIISAVGTPAALPTNTTPVTRYDYQDYIFDPGMGTDNSVSVRGGTDKTKYFASASYLFNEGIVKNTDFQRYTFRMNLDQTLSSTLSFTGGFNYINSTSNEKPDGQSFFSPLNSINIIGNFHNIWQRDANGNLKAVGERGRVNPVSVIEDVKQKQITNRILANAGLKFNPIKNLNFNYTLGIDNYTQSGTTFIPPFAYNVNPAFYGGGFPINETQNGYASAATNTFFQINHDLSGNYQVDINNNLSSSTQLGYSLQYERNNYLLAQGRGLAPIVETVPGATTILQPADDRSEMSISGAYLQEGLKFKNQLFLTGALRLDGSSVFGKEERNQLYTKASASYVLSGADYWNLDFMNLFKLRAAYGESGNLTGIGAYSRFNTYSTTPLVGRTSSTSGTTLANENVKPERQQEWEFGTDMGFFKDRLGISFNYYIKNVKDLLINRFVAPTTGYSSLLDNIGSLRNKGFEVVVNAAPVANKDFRWNVTGIFNRNRNEAVHIGQSLILFSTNPGAPVAIIEGQPIGVFYGTFFAKDGNGNDVKSASGFPQIEKGTQNSTLTYTPGRDASGLPSGTTLRKVVGDPNPDYTATLTNELSYKKFDLRVQLDAVQGVDVWNADWRTRQGVGNGEVAEMEHNGVLPRGYINSVYAIEEWRVDDGSFVKLREVALSYRLGQFKRFNDITFSLSGRNLISWDNYKGYDPEVNAAGQSTVLRAIDFGAIPIPRTYSFGIAAKF, via the coding sequence ATGCTAAAAATTTATCTGCATGCTCTTCGCAACAAGCGAAAATTAATGACCACACTTGTATCTATCCTGATCTGTTCCAGCCTCTGGGCACAGGTACAGATTCAGGGAAAAGTTACCGATGCTGAGGGTAAGGGTGTACCTGCCATTACAGTAACGGTTAAGAACACCACATTTGGGACGTCTACAGATGTCAACGGAAACTATTCCTTAGCAGCCAACATTAAATCAGGAAACCAAACAATTATTTTTTCTGGTGTTGGCTTTAAAATGCAAGAAAAGCTCTTGCAACTTGGAAACGCAACCACCTATAACCTGAATGCACAATTAGCTCCGGATGCATTGGGTTTAGAAGAGGTGATCGTTACCGGTACTACACAAGGTACTACCCGTCGCCAGTTGGGTAGCTACATTAGCACCGTGAAGGCGGAAGATCTGACAAAAGGCGCCTCAACAAACGCACTGCAAGCATTGCAAGGTAAAACGGCCGGTGCCCAGATCATTCAAAACTCGGGAGATCCTGCCGGCGGTATGAGTGTACGCCTGCGTGGTATCAGTTCTATTAACAGCTCCTCAGAGCCTTTATACATTGTGGATGGCGTAATTGTAAACAATGCTACTACACGCGTTACCAATACCTCATCGAACTATGATGGCGGAAACTTTGTAGGACAGATTGGCCAGAACCGTATGGTAGATATTAATCCAAATGATATCGACCGTATAGAGGTGCTGAATGGTGCAGCCGCAGCAGCTATCTATGGTTCCAGAGCAAATGCTGGTGTGGTACAGATCTTTACTAAAAGAGGACGCAGTGGTGCCCCCCAGGTAAGTTTCTCTACTACAGTTATGAGAAACGAGTTGCGCAAAAAAGTACCTTTCAACCACTCTCCAGTAAAATTTGGTGGTTCTCCTGATGTGCTTACGCAAGATATCATTAGTGCGGTAGGTACTCCGGCAGCATTGCCTACTAACACTACTCCTGTAACACGTTACGACTACCAGGACTACATTTTTGATCCAGGTATGGGTACCGACAATAGTGTTTCTGTTAGAGGTGGTACAGACAAAACAAAATACTTTGCTTCTGCATCTTATTTATTCAATGAGGGTATTGTAAAGAACACAGACTTCCAGCGTTATACATTCCGTATGAACCTGGATCAAACACTGTCATCAACTTTATCATTTACAGGTGGCTTCAATTATATCAACAGCACCTCCAATGAAAAGCCTGATGGACAATCATTCTTTTCACCGCTGAACTCTATCAACATCATTGGTAACTTCCACAACATTTGGCAAAGAGATGCCAATGGTAACTTGAAAGCAGTTGGTGAAAGAGGTCGCGTAAACCCAGTGTCAGTCATTGAAGACGTCAAGCAAAAGCAAATTACCAACCGCATATTAGCCAATGCTGGTTTGAAGTTTAATCCAATCAAGAACCTGAACTTCAACTATACATTAGGTATTGATAATTATACGCAGAGCGGTACTACCTTCATTCCACCTTTTGCCTACAACGTAAACCCTGCGTTTTATGGTGGTGGCTTCCCGATCAATGAAACACAAAACGGTTATGCCAGTGCGGCAACTAATACGTTCTTCCAGATCAACCACGACCTAAGCGGTAACTACCAGGTTGATATCAATAATAACCTTTCTTCTTCTACACAGCTTGGTTATTCATTGCAATACGAGCGTAACAACTACCTTCTGGCACAGGGTCGCGGTCTAGCCCCAATAGTTGAAACAGTACCTGGTGCTACTACTATTTTACAACCAGCCGATGATCGTTCAGAAATGTCAATCTCTGGTGCCTATTTACAAGAAGGCCTTAAGTTTAAAAACCAGTTATTCTTAACCGGAGCACTGCGCTTGGATGGTTCTTCTGTATTTGGTAAAGAAGAGCGCAATCAGCTTTACACAAAAGCCAGTGCCAGCTATGTTCTTTCTGGAGCAGATTATTGGAACCTGGACTTTATGAACCTGTTCAAGCTACGTGCAGCCTATGGTGAGTCAGGAAACCTTACAGGTATTGGCGCTTACTCCCGCTTTAATACCTACTCAACAACCCCTCTGGTTGGAAGAACATCTTCAACCTCAGGAACTACCTTGGCCAATGAGAATGTAAAACCTGAGCGCCAGCAAGAATGGGAATTTGGTACGGACATGGGCTTCTTTAAAGACCGTTTAGGCATTTCGTTCAACTATTATATTAAAAATGTAAAAGACCTGCTGATCAACCGTTTTGTAGCTCCTACTACTGGATACTCCAGTTTGTTAGACAACATTGGTTCATTGCGCAACAAAGGTTTTGAAGTAGTAGTGAATGCAGCACCTGTTGCTAACAAAGACTTCAGATGGAATGTTACCGGTATCTTTAACCGCAACCGCAATGAAGCTGTACACATTGGCCAGTCGCTCATTTTATTCAGCACAAACCCAGGTGCCCCAGTAGCTATTATTGAAGGGCAGCCAATTGGTGTGTTCTACGGAACTTTCTTTGCCAAAGATGGTAATGGAAACGATGTAAAAAGCGCATCAGGATTCCCTCAAATTGAAAAAGGAACACAAAACAGTACATTAACCTATACTCCAGGAAGAGATGCTTCTGGCTTACCTTCTGGAACTACATTGCGTAAAGTTGTTGGTGATCCTAACCCTGATTATACAGCCACATTGACCAATGAGTTAAGCTACAAGAAGTTTGACCTGCGTGTACAATTGGACGCTGTTCAAGGTGTAGATGTATGGAATGCTGACTGGCGTACGCGTCAAGGTGTAGGTAATGGTGAAGTGGCCGAAATGGAGCACAATGGCGTTTTACCTCGCGGTTATATCAATAGCGTTTACGCAATTGAAGAATGGCGTGTAGATGATGGTTCTTTTGTTAAGCTGCGTGAAGTAGCCTTAAGCTATCGTTTAGGCCAATTTAAACGCTTTAATGACATCACCTTTAGCTTAAGCGGAAGAAACCTGATCTCTTGGGATAACTATAAAGGATATGATCCTGAAGTAAATGCTGCTGGTCAAAGTACTGTATTAAGAGCTATTGACTTTGGTGCTATTCCTATTCCAAGAACATACAGCTTCGGTATTGCTGCTAAATTTTAA